The following proteins are co-located in the Streptomyces sp. DT2A-34 genome:
- a CDS encoding TIGR03936 family radical SAM-associated protein, with the protein MQRIRLRYTKRGRLRFTSHRDFQRAFERALRRAEVPMAYSAGFTPHPKVSYANAAPTGTGSEAEYLEIALTEARDPEQLRVLLDESLPAGLDVIEAVEARISGLADRLTASVWELRLDGVDPADAERAVAAFNAAGAVEVQRMTKNGVRTFDARPAVVHLESTDGTETHSSAADRPTDQPCAILRLVVRHVTPAVRPDDVLSGLRAVADLAPPVPAAVTRLAQGLFDEETGTVTDPLAPDREAATAPTEAETAAAATAPA; encoded by the coding sequence GTGCAGCGCATCCGACTGCGCTACACCAAGCGCGGCCGCCTCCGGTTCACCAGCCACCGTGACTTCCAGCGCGCCTTCGAGCGTGCGCTGCGCCGTGCCGAGGTGCCGATGGCGTACTCGGCGGGGTTCACGCCGCATCCGAAGGTGTCGTACGCCAATGCCGCACCCACCGGCACGGGCAGTGAGGCGGAGTATCTGGAGATCGCCCTCACCGAGGCGCGCGATCCGGAGCAGTTGAGAGTGCTCCTCGACGAGTCGCTGCCCGCCGGGCTTGACGTCATCGAGGCGGTCGAGGCCCGCATCTCCGGGCTCGCCGACCGGCTCACGGCGTCGGTCTGGGAGTTGCGGCTCGACGGCGTGGACCCGGCCGACGCCGAGCGCGCGGTCGCGGCCTTCAACGCCGCCGGGGCGGTCGAGGTGCAGCGCATGACGAAGAACGGTGTGCGCACGTTCGACGCCCGCCCCGCGGTCGTCCACCTCGAAAGCACCGACGGAACGGAAACACACAGTTCGGCAGCTGATAGGCCGACCGACCAGCCCTGTGCGATACTGCGGCTGGTTGTTCGGCACGTGACGCCTGCCGTACGACCCGACGACGTCCTGTCCGGTCTCCGCGCCGTGGCCGACCTGGCGCCGCCGGTCCCCGCAGCGGTGACCAGGCTGGCGCAGGGGCTGTTCGATGAAGAGACCGGCACGGTGACCGACCCGCTCGCGCCCGACCGCGAGGCAGCGACGGCCCCAACCGAGGCCGAGACCGCTGCCGCCGCGACGGCGCCGGCGTAA
- a CDS encoding TIGR03960 family B12-binding radical SAM protein — MPAEVAASVFPQLEALLPHVQKPIQYVGGELNSTVKPWESCDVRWALMYPDAYEVGLPNQGVMILYEVLNEQEGVLAERTYSVWPDLEALMREHHVPQFTVDSHRPVSAFDVFGLSFSTELGYTNMLTALDLAGIPLESKDRRIDDPIVLAGGHAAFNPEPIADFIDAAIIGDGEQAVLDMTKIIREWKAEGQPGGREEVLFRLAKTGSVYIPAFYDVEYLPDGRIARVVPKKSGVPWRVSKHTVMDLDEWPYPKQPLVPLAETVHERMSVEIFRGCTRGCRFCQAGMITRPVRERSITGIGEMVEKGLKATGFEEVGLLSLSSADHSEIGDIAKGLADRYEEDKIGLSLPSTRVDAFNVDLANELTRNGRRSGLTFAPEGGSERMRKVINKMVSEEDLIRTVATAYGNGWRQVKLYFMCGLPTETDEDVLQIADMAMNVIAKGREVSKSNDIRCTVSIGGFVPKPHTPFQWAPQLSAEETDARLEKLRDKIRGDKKYGRSIGFRYHDGKPGIVEGLLSRGDRRIGAVIRAVYEDGGRFDGWREHFSYDRWMSCADKALAAFGVDVDWYTTRERTYEEVLPWDHLDSGLDKDWLWEDWQDALDETEVEDCRWTPCFDCGVCPQMDTHIQIGPTGKKLLPLSVVNK; from the coding sequence ATGCCTGCCGAAGTCGCTGCGTCGGTGTTCCCGCAGCTCGAAGCTCTGCTCCCGCATGTGCAGAAGCCGATCCAGTACGTCGGCGGAGAGCTCAACTCCACGGTCAAGCCGTGGGAGTCATGCGATGTCCGCTGGGCGCTCATGTACCCGGACGCGTACGAGGTCGGCCTGCCCAACCAGGGCGTCATGATCCTCTACGAGGTCCTCAACGAGCAGGAGGGCGTCCTCGCCGAGCGCACGTACAGCGTGTGGCCGGACCTGGAGGCCCTGATGCGGGAGCACCACGTCCCGCAGTTCACGGTGGACAGCCACCGTCCGGTCAGCGCCTTCGACGTGTTCGGTCTGTCCTTCTCCACCGAGTTGGGCTACACGAACATGCTGACGGCCCTGGACCTGGCGGGCATCCCGCTGGAGTCGAAGGACCGCCGAATCGACGATCCGATCGTGCTGGCCGGCGGCCATGCGGCCTTCAACCCCGAGCCGATCGCGGACTTCATCGACGCGGCGATCATCGGCGACGGTGAGCAGGCCGTGCTGGACATGACGAAGATCATCCGCGAGTGGAAGGCCGAGGGGCAGCCGGGCGGCCGCGAGGAGGTCCTCTTCCGCCTCGCGAAGACCGGCTCGGTGTACATCCCGGCGTTCTACGACGTCGAGTACCTCCCCGACGGCCGTATCGCCCGCGTCGTACCGAAAAAGTCGGGCGTCCCGTGGCGTGTGTCCAAGCACACGGTCATGGACCTCGACGAGTGGCCCTACCCCAAGCAGCCCCTCGTTCCGCTCGCGGAGACGGTCCACGAGCGCATGTCGGTGGAGATCTTCCGCGGTTGCACGCGCGGCTGCCGCTTCTGCCAGGCGGGCATGATCACGCGCCCGGTGCGTGAGCGCTCGATCACGGGCATCGGCGAGATGGTCGAGAAGGGCCTGAAGGCGACGGGCTTCGAGGAGGTAGGCCTGCTGTCGCTGTCGTCGGCCGACCACAGCGAGATCGGCGACATCGCGAAGGGCCTGGCGGACCGGTACGAGGAGGACAAGATCGGTCTGTCCCTCCCGTCCACCCGCGTGGACGCGTTCAACGTCGACCTGGCGAACGAGCTGACGAGGAACGGCCGTAGGTCGGGCCTGACCTTCGCCCCCGAGGGCGGCTCCGAGCGCATGCGCAAGGTCATCAACAAGATGGTCTCGGAAGAGGACCTGATCCGGACGGTCGCGACGGCGTACGGCAACGGCTGGCGCCAGGTGAAGCTGTACTTCATGTGCGGGCTGCCGACGGAGACCGACGAGGACGTCCTGCAGATCGCGGACATGGCGATGAACGTGATCGCCAAGGGCCGTGAGGTCTCGAAGTCCAACGACATCCGCTGCACGGTCTCGATCGGCGGCTTCGTCCCGAAGCCCCACACGCCGTTCCAGTGGGCCCCGCAGCTGTCGGCCGAGGAGACGGACGCCCGTCTCGAAAAGCTCCGTGACAAGATCCGCGGCGACAAGAAGTACGGCCGCTCGATCGGCTTCCGCTACCACGACGGCAAGCCCGGCATCGTCGAGGGCCTCCTCTCCCGGGGCGACCGCCGCATCGGCGCGGTCATCCGCGCGGTCTACGAGGACGGCGGCCGCTTCGACGGCTGGCGCGAGCACTTCTCCTACGACCGCTGGATGAGCTGCGCCGACAAGGCGCTGGCCGCCTTCGGCGTCGACGTCGACTGGTACACGACGCGCGAGCGCACGTACGAGGAGGTCCTGCCCTGGGACCACCTGGATTCGGGGTTGGACAAGGACTGGCTCTGGGAGGACTGGCAGGACGCCCTCGACGAGACCGAGGTGGAGGACTGCCGGTGGACGCCGTGCTTCGACTGCGGGGTGTGTCCGCAGATGGACACGCATATCCAGATCGGGCCGACGGGCAAGAAGTTGCTGCCGTTGAGCGTGGTCAACAAGTAG
- a CDS encoding TIR domain-containing protein encodes MGEVDALIITALKDEYDAARAAGSAGYADNPGVRVWEERERESTTPYLVGRYLLADGSHMTVGLARPTRMGSAATAPVVSSLVERLRPRCLAMCGVCAGNPADVALGDVVVAELAYAYDEGRRTPDGFEGDHRQIPAQDVWVRAAQDLVTTDLPSYGEVSGAEARIWLLERLYAGDDPRRHPARSRYLSGRSWVEQIQALQSDGLVTRDGAALSLTDAGYSFIEQAVYDDLNGPAKLPYAVAVGPMASGNVVVKDGLTWGQLRRWGVRSVTGLEMESATIAHVAHRLNLPDWVVAKGVMDHADPRKDDRYKRFAARSSAEVLFKLLALRLASKRSRAQVSATSRVRSVHVIGGVTGETTYPDYEKSQVAHVCTQLGEAVAKSGAELIVCSPFPDSADLHTVIGYVQSGAGRIVHLHSPRHPRVAQNQKELLEMLGTGHSVEIKNWYYPGPEDDDSWEQAWLLCQIQALEEADVLISVGGRVAKTANTLLHLAEARGKPIVPFEFLGGASRRAFERRNWARVHPGLDHSRLKDKEAVVDAMEIAEYLVTARLRNPHNYRWPPARAFISRASPDSEFAQALEVYLSGVGITPLIGERELRPDRMVKPTIEDALLSADLFIALWSRSYALSRFCYDELELALRRHQVGELQLWIINLDGSDIVPPAARKLPQTVARSPHALVALVRELLDRER; translated from the coding sequence ATGGGCGAGGTCGATGCACTGATCATCACGGCGCTCAAGGACGAGTACGACGCCGCCCGGGCGGCCGGCTCGGCGGGGTACGCGGACAACCCGGGGGTCAGGGTCTGGGAAGAGCGCGAGCGGGAGTCCACGACCCCCTACCTGGTCGGCAGGTACCTTCTGGCCGACGGCTCCCACATGACCGTCGGACTCGCGCGCCCCACGCGGATGGGATCCGCTGCCACGGCGCCTGTCGTGTCGTCGCTCGTCGAGCGACTGCGGCCCCGATGCCTCGCCATGTGCGGCGTGTGCGCGGGCAATCCGGCCGATGTCGCGCTCGGTGACGTGGTCGTGGCCGAGCTGGCGTACGCCTACGACGAGGGCCGGCGCACCCCCGACGGTTTCGAGGGGGACCACCGCCAGATTCCCGCGCAGGACGTCTGGGTTCGTGCGGCACAGGATCTGGTCACCACAGATCTCCCGAGCTACGGCGAGGTGTCGGGGGCGGAGGCGAGGATCTGGCTGCTGGAGCGTCTCTACGCGGGCGACGACCCCAGACGGCACCCGGCTCGCTCCCGTTACCTGTCCGGGCGGTCGTGGGTCGAACAGATCCAGGCCCTGCAATCGGACGGCCTGGTCACGCGCGACGGCGCCGCGCTGTCTTTGACGGACGCAGGTTATTCCTTCATCGAACAGGCCGTCTACGACGACCTCAACGGCCCCGCCAAGCTGCCGTACGCCGTCGCCGTGGGGCCGATGGCGAGTGGGAACGTGGTGGTCAAGGACGGCCTCACCTGGGGCCAGCTGAGAAGGTGGGGCGTTCGTTCCGTCACCGGTCTGGAGATGGAATCCGCCACCATCGCGCATGTCGCGCACAGGCTGAACCTTCCCGACTGGGTGGTCGCCAAGGGTGTCATGGATCATGCCGACCCCCGCAAGGACGACCGTTACAAGCGGTTCGCGGCCCGTTCCTCCGCGGAGGTCCTGTTCAAGCTGCTGGCGCTCCGGCTGGCTTCGAAGAGGAGCCGTGCGCAGGTCAGCGCGACGTCGCGGGTCAGGTCCGTCCATGTCATCGGCGGCGTCACCGGGGAGACCACCTACCCCGACTACGAGAAGTCCCAGGTCGCGCACGTCTGTACGCAGTTGGGGGAAGCCGTGGCCAAGTCCGGCGCCGAACTCATCGTGTGCAGTCCGTTTCCTGACTCCGCCGATCTTCACACGGTCATCGGCTACGTCCAGTCCGGCGCGGGGCGCATCGTCCATCTGCACAGTCCCCGCCACCCACGCGTCGCGCAGAACCAGAAGGAACTGCTGGAGATGCTGGGGACCGGTCACAGCGTCGAGATCAAGAACTGGTACTATCCCGGCCCCGAGGACGACGACTCCTGGGAGCAGGCGTGGCTGCTCTGCCAGATCCAGGCCCTCGAGGAAGCCGATGTGTTGATCTCGGTCGGCGGCCGTGTCGCGAAGACCGCCAACACCCTGCTGCATCTGGCCGAGGCCCGGGGGAAGCCGATCGTGCCGTTCGAATTCCTCGGTGGTGCGTCCCGACGGGCGTTTGAGCGGCGCAACTGGGCGCGTGTCCATCCCGGCCTGGATCACAGCCGGCTCAAGGACAAGGAAGCGGTCGTCGACGCCATGGAGATCGCGGAGTATCTGGTGACCGCGCGGTTGCGCAACCCGCACAACTACAGGTGGCCGCCGGCTCGCGCCTTCATCAGCCGTGCATCGCCCGACTCGGAGTTCGCGCAGGCCTTGGAGGTGTACCTGTCCGGTGTCGGGATCACACCGCTGATCGGCGAGAGGGAGCTGCGGCCGGACCGCATGGTCAAGCCGACGATCGAGGACGCGCTGCTCTCGGCCGACCTGTTCATCGCCCTGTGGAGCCGGTCGTACGCACTGAGCAGGTTCTGCTACGACGAACTCGAACTGGCTCTGCGCCGGCACCAGGTGGGCGAACTCCAGCTCTGGATCATCAATCTCGACGGCTCGGACATCGTCCCTCCCGCGGCCCGCAAGCTGCCGCAGACCGTGGCGAGGTCACCCCATGCCCTGGTCGCGCTCGTCCGGGAACTGTTGGATCGGGAGAGGTGA